The following are from one region of the Pseudomonas putida genome:
- a CDS encoding D-Ala-D-Ala carboxypeptidase family metallohydrolase, translating to MKRAGWLPLALGMLCAAVQADERDLWLFAQWAGDHQTRPFRQMLVDARLYGVVPIHQLLRSASDWKLCRASPFAVPPASNWPAVRSTLALIKTLDEQGILRQFEVVSAYRDPRLNVCAGGAANSAHTRAFAVDILLPAWADPNPLCRFWQQHGQAWNMGLGRYPSGRIHVDTAGYRTWGGDGRSASSFCIKPG from the coding sequence ATGAAAAGGGCTGGATGGCTGCCGCTGGCACTGGGCATGCTGTGTGCTGCAGTGCAGGCCGATGAGCGTGACTTGTGGTTGTTCGCGCAATGGGCCGGGGACCATCAGACACGGCCGTTTCGCCAGATGCTGGTGGATGCACGCCTGTATGGTGTGGTGCCGATCCATCAGTTGCTGCGTTCGGCTTCGGACTGGAAGCTGTGCCGTGCGTCCCCTTTCGCCGTGCCACCTGCCAGTAACTGGCCGGCCGTGCGGTCGACGCTCGCGCTGATCAAGACGCTCGACGAGCAAGGCATCCTGCGCCAGTTCGAGGTGGTTTCGGCCTACCGCGATCCACGCCTGAACGTTTGCGCCGGCGGGGCCGCCAACAGCGCCCACACTCGCGCCTTCGCCGTCGATATCCTGCTACCCGCCTGGGCGGACCCCAACCCGCTGTGCCGTTTCTGGCAGCAGCATGGCCAGGCCTGGAACATGGGCCTTGGGCGCTATCCGTCCGGGCGTATTCATGTGGATACCGCGGGTTATCGTACCTGGGGTGGTGACGGCCGTTCGGCTTCGTCGTTCTGCATCAAGCCCGGATGA
- a CDS encoding LysR substrate-binding domain-containing protein, which produces MKLPPLNAFRYFDIAARTESFVRAAEHLHVTHGAVSRQVRLLEESLGVELFERRNRAIFLTPAGRALQGTTQAIFEQLEGAVQHLQQQARDNVLVLSCEPTIAMRWLIPRLPRFHAAHPDLQLHLVAAGGPLDFARSGVDLAIRRDDFHWDKQLYHQKICDEWIGPVCHPTAPIQLEGQRLLHSATRPGAWPTWLRLSGQQARHTERSDYEHFYLSIQAASAGLGLAMASALMVRDELDSGQLQAPFGFVRDGSAYHLLSPQPLEDGGKRQRFAAWVMGECRDCLAHPGLMQNDEAERPSPPQVR; this is translated from the coding sequence ATGAAACTGCCGCCACTCAACGCCTTCCGCTACTTCGACATAGCCGCCCGGACCGAGAGCTTCGTGCGCGCCGCCGAGCACCTGCACGTCACCCATGGCGCAGTCAGCCGCCAGGTGCGCCTGCTTGAAGAAAGCCTTGGCGTGGAGCTGTTCGAGCGCCGCAACCGGGCCATTTTCCTCACTCCTGCCGGCCGTGCCTTGCAGGGCACCACCCAGGCGATCTTCGAGCAGCTAGAAGGCGCCGTGCAGCATTTGCAGCAACAGGCCCGCGACAATGTGCTGGTGCTGTCGTGCGAACCGACCATCGCCATGCGCTGGCTGATCCCGCGCCTGCCCCGCTTCCATGCCGCCCACCCCGACCTGCAGCTGCACCTGGTGGCCGCAGGCGGGCCACTGGACTTCGCCCGCAGCGGTGTCGACCTGGCAATACGCCGCGATGACTTCCACTGGGACAAGCAGCTGTACCACCAGAAGATCTGCGACGAATGGATCGGCCCGGTGTGTCACCCCACCGCTCCCATCCAGCTTGAAGGCCAACGCCTGCTGCACAGCGCCACCCGCCCCGGCGCGTGGCCCACCTGGCTGCGCCTGAGCGGTCAGCAGGCCCGGCACACCGAGCGCAGCGACTATGAACATTTCTACCTGTCGATCCAGGCTGCCAGCGCCGGCCTGGGCCTGGCCATGGCCTCAGCCCTGATGGTGCGTGATGAACTCGACAGCGGGCAGTTGCAGGCGCCGTTCGGCTTTGTGCGCGACGGCTCGGCCTACCACCTGCTCAGCCCGCAGCCGTTGGAAGATGGCGGCAAGCGCCAGCGCTTCGCCGCATGGGTGATGGGCGAATGCCGGGACTGCCTGGCTCATCCGGGCTTGATGCAGAACGACGAAGCCGAACGGCCGTCACCACCCCAGGTACGATAA
- a CDS encoding LysE family transporter → MTELIAVALFTLLAVISPGADFAMVTRSSYAQGRKAGLAAAVGIALGVQVHVLYTVLGIAVIISQSPALFLGMKVLGAGYLVYLGYQSLTNTRRISLDGVASSAASVTQALRTGFLTNAFNPKTMLFVISAFTQVVQPGSPLVLDFAYGAFMSVAHWLWFSLVAVFFSSTALRKAMIERQMLVDRLIGLALIGLGLAVAVTGVR, encoded by the coding sequence ATGACCGAACTCATCGCCGTCGCCCTGTTCACCCTGCTCGCCGTCATCAGCCCTGGTGCCGACTTCGCCATGGTCACCCGCAGTAGTTATGCACAGGGTCGCAAGGCCGGGCTGGCTGCCGCCGTTGGCATTGCGCTGGGGGTGCAGGTGCATGTTCTGTACACGGTGCTGGGCATCGCGGTGATCATCAGCCAGAGCCCGGCTTTGTTCCTGGGCATGAAAGTGCTGGGCGCGGGTTACCTGGTTTACCTGGGTTACCAGTCGCTGACCAACACCCGGCGCATCAGCCTTGACGGCGTCGCCAGCTCTGCGGCCAGCGTAACGCAGGCCCTGCGCACGGGCTTTCTGACCAACGCCTTCAACCCCAAGACCATGCTGTTCGTCATCAGCGCCTTCACCCAGGTGGTGCAACCCGGCAGCCCGCTGGTACTGGATTTTGCCTACGGCGCTTTCATGTCCGTTGCCCACTGGCTGTGGTTCAGCCTGGTGGCGGTGTTCTTCTCCAGCACGGCATTGCGCAAGGCGATGATCGAGCGGCAAATGCTGGTGGATCGGCTGATCGGCCTGGCGCTGATCGGGCTTGGTCTGGCCGTCGCTGTTACCGGCGTGCGTTGA
- a CDS encoding MFS transporter codes for MNMRLLAGLLFAVSVVGFSLGASLPLVSLRLHDAGASTLEIGIISAIPAAGMMLSAFLVDACCRHLTRRTIYLLCFSLCTLSIALLESAFGSLWLLALLRLGLGLGMGIAIILGESWVNELCPEHNRGKIMALYATSFTGFQVLGPAMLAVLGADSPWITGVVTACYGLALLCIVLTVPNDHVEHEEGEKSFGLAGFFRVAPALCVAVLFFSFFDAVVLSLLPVYATSHGFAVGVAALMVTVVFAGDMLFQLPLGWLADRVERTGLHLVCGLLAMAIGIGLPWLLNLTWLLWPLLVLLGAVAGGIYTLALVLIGQRFKGQDLVTANASVGLLWGVGSLVGPLVSGAAMDVAPHGLPIALALMAGLFVCFARQSYRCAGRLRAVVD; via the coding sequence ATGAACATGCGTTTGCTGGCGGGCCTGTTGTTCGCCGTTTCGGTCGTGGGTTTCAGTCTGGGGGCCAGCCTGCCGCTGGTGTCGTTGCGCCTGCATGATGCCGGTGCGAGCACCCTGGAAATCGGCATCATCTCGGCCATCCCCGCTGCGGGCATGATGCTCTCGGCGTTCCTGGTCGACGCCTGCTGTCGCCACCTCACCCGGCGCACCATCTACCTGCTGTGCTTCAGCCTGTGCACGCTCAGCATTGCCTTGCTCGAGTCGGCGTTCGGCTCACTGTGGCTGCTGGCGCTGTTGCGCCTGGGCCTGGGGCTGGGCATGGGTATCGCCATCATCCTCGGCGAGTCGTGGGTAAACGAACTGTGCCCGGAGCACAACCGCGGCAAGATCATGGCCCTGTACGCCACCAGTTTCACCGGCTTTCAGGTGCTCGGCCCGGCCATGCTGGCGGTACTGGGCGCCGACAGCCCTTGGATCACCGGTGTGGTCACCGCCTGCTATGGCCTGGCGCTGCTGTGCATCGTGCTGACCGTGCCCAACGACCATGTGGAACATGAAGAGGGCGAAAAAAGCTTCGGCCTGGCTGGTTTCTTCCGTGTAGCGCCGGCGTTGTGCGTAGCGGTTTTGTTCTTTTCTTTCTTCGATGCCGTGGTGCTGTCGTTGCTGCCGGTGTATGCCACCAGCCATGGCTTTGCCGTGGGCGTGGCGGCGCTGATGGTGACCGTGGTGTTTGCCGGTGACATGTTGTTCCAGTTGCCGCTTGGCTGGTTGGCCGACCGGGTGGAGCGCACCGGGCTACACCTGGTGTGCGGGCTGCTGGCAATGGCGATCGGTATCGGCCTGCCCTGGCTGCTGAACCTGACCTGGCTGCTGTGGCCGCTGCTGGTGCTGCTGGGCGCCGTGGCAGGCGGCATCTATACCCTGGCGCTGGTGCTGATCGGGCAGCGCTTCAAGGGGCAGGACCTGGTTACCGCCAATGCCAGCGTGGGTTTGTTGTGGGGTGTGGGTAGCCTGGTAGGGCCCTTGGTGAGCGGTGCGGCGATGGATGTGGCGCCGCATGGTCTGCCCATCGCGCTGGCGCTGATGGCCGGGTTGTTCGTGTGCTTTGCCCGGCAGTCGTACCGGTGCGCGGGGCGGTTGCGGGCGGTGGTGGACTGA